CCGTTGTCTTAGGGTTACCGACACGGGGCTCCGACGTGTGGTGGATTCGAATCCTCTCATCACTAAGGTAACCAGTTTGGAACCCTAGAGTCTATCTGGAATTGGAATTGGAATCTGAACTCTTTTTATATCTCAGATAATTGTGCCGGGATGCTCGGGATTGACTCCAGAAGGAATCATGGAATGTGTTGTAAGCTTGTCCAAGAACAATCATAAGGTGGAGACACTTCACATCAATGGTGTCAATGGCTTCACTAAACAACATCTCTCAGCACTTTTGACTTACCTTTCTTCTTCGGAGGGAGCAACGATCGACCTCGAGGTCTGTCCCAAATGCGATGAAATAAGGATGATCCCGGCTTGCTCAAGAGAATCATGTGTAAGTAAAACTCTCAAGTTAGAGATGATTGAGTTGAGACTCTTTATAATACTACTAATAATATCGTGTGTTTCTTGGGTTGAAGAACCTGAAGCAAACAAATGAACGCAAGTGCCGGGGATGCTGGCTTTGTATCCCTAGATGCGCTGAGTGCTCTGTGTGCCTTGGACCTGACACTGAGAGTCAAGAAGCAGCCTGTGGTAATGACGACGTTCTGTGTCTTGAGTGCTGGCTTGTGCTTCCCAAGTGCAGGTTCTGTAACAAACCATACTGCACAAATCACAGTAGTCGTCGACATGAGATTGCAACCACTGATGCTGCGGCGAGACCTTCGTTTGAATGTGAAGCTTGTTACTACAGGGCAGGTACAAACCCATATGAAGTCGACTATCAAATCTAAAAGCTTGGATTGCAACTTGTTCTCTCTGCAACTTTGTCTATTTATTGTATATGAAAAGCCTTGGATTGTGATATATTCAGAGACGTTCATggagtaaaagtaaaaaaaagaaagagtcaaGCTTTCATCACAGGAATTAGTTTACAATCATCGATGATCTTGAAGCCGAGAACCTACAGGCTACCCTCCATGAACTTCTTGTTAAAGAAGATGGTCAACAAAACTGGGTAGACAGCTAGACACAGAGGGAACAAAACCACcgagctcttttttttttgtctcaagtGTTGCAAAGAAAGAAGTTAAATTTTTAGGGAAACAAGAATCGAGAGTTGTTGTTCGTTCTTTCAGAGTTTCTACAAGAATACTAAGGCAACGATCAGTAGAATGGAGAGTAATGTTGATGCGTGAGGGTGATGATAGTACTTTGGGATACACCCAGAGGTTGTAGAGTTCGCTGAAGGGGCCAGTGCCATGGTGTTGTTTCCAAGTGTCTGATTGCTTTTCGCACTGCAAAATGTAGAGATGTCGATGCAAAAGAAGTGAGCTTGATTCGTTtggatattaaaaatttaatcttttgtga
The Camelina sativa cultivar DH55 chromosome 6, Cs, whole genome shotgun sequence genome window above contains:
- the LOC104789927 gene encoding F-box protein SKIP28, encoding MKTEEEEEEEEEWRSAREVLLIVLPYLPSLFELLSMTRVSRSLRDAIRDETALWTNIVVEPPLSSRLTDDILSDITSKSAGKLKTLILRRCLRVTDTGLRRVVDSNPLITKIIVPGCSGLTPEGIMECVVSLSKNNHKVETLHINGVNGFTKQHLSALLTYLSSSEGATIDLEVCPKCDEIRMIPACSRESCNLKQTNERKCRGCWLCIPRCAECSVCLGPDTESQEAACGNDDVLCLECWLVLPKCRFCNKPYCTNHSSRRHEIATTDAAARPSFECEACYYRAGTNPYEVDYQI